A single genomic interval of Nitratidesulfovibrio sp. SRB-5 harbors:
- a CDS encoding class I SAM-dependent methyltransferase, which translates to MPHNTTPHPADTLNLASYDAVAPQWDRARHAFYGREQAYLDLLLEEIAPAVPGDLHGQAKTRPLVLDAGCGTGRPMAEYVLRRGCDVLGIDQSPAMVEVARQHFPQARWRVTPLEAYPFDEACHAVILWDCLFHIPRARHADILSGAVRALRPGGRLMLTAGGSAHPAFTDTMFDREFFYDSHPPERVADMLRGLSCHILLHEFMNLPTGGREKGRCAFVVRKAG; encoded by the coding sequence ATGCCCCACAACACCACGCCTCATCCCGCCGACACGCTGAACCTGGCCTCGTACGACGCCGTGGCCCCGCAATGGGACAGGGCGCGCCATGCCTTTTACGGCCGCGAACAGGCCTACCTGGACCTGCTGCTGGAAGAAATCGCCCCCGCCGTACCCGGCGACTTGCACGGGCAAGCGAAGACACGGCCGCTGGTGCTGGACGCCGGTTGCGGCACCGGGCGCCCCATGGCCGAATACGTGCTGCGCCGCGGCTGCGACGTGCTGGGCATCGACCAGTCCCCGGCCATGGTAGAAGTGGCCCGCCAGCACTTTCCGCAGGCCCGGTGGCGGGTCACGCCCCTGGAGGCCTACCCCTTCGACGAGGCCTGCCACGCCGTCATCCTGTGGGACTGCCTGTTCCACATCCCCCGCGCGCGCCATGCGGACATCCTGTCCGGGGCCGTGCGGGCCCTGCGCCCCGGCGGGCGGCTGATGCTCACCGCGGGCGGGTCCGCCCACCCGGCCTTCACCGACACCATGTTCGACCGGGAATTCTTTTACGATTCGCACCCGCCGGAACGGGTGGCCGACATGCTGCGCGGGCTTTCCTGCCATATCCTGCTGCACGAGTTCATGAACCTGCCCACCGGCGGCAGGGAGAAGGGACGCTGCGCCTTCGTGGTTCGCAAGGCCGGGTAG
- a CDS encoding efflux transporter outer membrane subunit — MNRLTYTRKIARLAAAAAFVALTVTPLVGCSLIPEYHRPAPDLPAAWNAGGAAGKAATAATMPSTIPQDWRQVVADAPMARLIELALADNRDLRVAVLQIEKARAQHAIARADLFPHIDASGGADMGRTPAPLSSTGRSYTAHTYSVGVGFSSFELDLFGRVRSLKEQALEQYLSTDASARSVQLTLVAEVGQAYLTLAADREKLDLAREILETERASFEVVKNRYDRGIAGELDVVRAQTTVDTARVNVAAAEATVTADENTLALLVGAPLTPDMTPARKLADVAPLADVPAGLPSEVLARRPDVAAAEHALKAANANIGAARAEYFPRIGLTASYGNASTEMNDLFRAGSRTWSFVPQATLPIFHAGAIRAGVESAGAERDIQVARYEKTVQTAFKEVSDALAQGTSLTTQAEAQASLVRATGKAYALSTQRYERGVDDYLSKLDAQRSHATARQNLVSVLLSRQSNRLTLFKALGGGWDGQPMPGTGPAASEGNGAPASAAIN, encoded by the coding sequence ATGAACCGCCTGACTTACACCCGCAAGATCGCCCGGCTGGCGGCAGCGGCGGCGTTTGTCGCCCTGACCGTCACGCCGCTGGTCGGCTGCTCGCTGATACCTGAATACCACCGGCCTGCCCCGGACCTGCCCGCCGCCTGGAACGCGGGCGGGGCGGCGGGGAAAGCTGCCACGGCAGCCACCATGCCTTCCACCATTCCACAGGACTGGCGGCAAGTGGTGGCGGATGCCCCCATGGCCCGGCTGATCGAACTGGCGCTGGCCGACAACCGCGACCTGCGCGTGGCCGTGCTGCAAATAGAGAAGGCACGCGCCCAGCACGCCATTGCCCGGGCCGACCTGTTTCCGCACATCGACGCCAGCGGCGGGGCGGACATGGGCCGCACACCAGCCCCGCTGTCGTCCACGGGCCGGTCGTACACCGCGCACACCTATTCGGTGGGGGTGGGCTTCAGTTCGTTCGAACTGGACCTGTTCGGGCGTGTGCGCAGCCTGAAGGAACAGGCCCTGGAACAGTATCTGTCCACGGATGCCTCCGCACGCAGCGTTCAGCTGACCCTGGTGGCCGAGGTGGGGCAGGCCTACCTGACCCTGGCCGCAGACCGCGAGAAGCTGGACCTTGCGCGCGAGATACTGGAAACGGAACGTGCCTCGTTCGAGGTGGTGAAGAACCGGTATGACAGGGGCATCGCCGGGGAACTGGACGTGGTCCGGGCCCAGACCACGGTGGATACGGCCCGCGTGAACGTGGCCGCAGCCGAGGCCACGGTAACGGCAGACGAAAACACTCTGGCCCTGCTGGTGGGGGCGCCCCTGACGCCGGACATGACCCCGGCCCGCAAGCTGGCCGACGTGGCCCCGCTGGCCGATGTGCCCGCCGGGCTGCCTTCGGAAGTGCTGGCCCGCAGGCCCGACGTGGCGGCGGCGGAGCATGCCCTGAAGGCGGCCAACGCCAACATCGGCGCGGCGCGGGCGGAATACTTCCCGCGCATCGGGCTGACCGCCAGCTACGGCAACGCCAGCACCGAGATGAACGACCTGTTCCGCGCGGGTTCGCGCACCTGGAGCTTTGTCCCGCAGGCCACCCTGCCCATCTTCCATGCAGGGGCCATCCGCGCCGGGGTGGAGTCGGCCGGGGCGGAGCGGGACATTCAGGTGGCCCGGTACGAGAAGACCGTGCAGACCGCGTTCAAGGAAGTGTCCGACGCACTGGCGCAGGGCACGTCGCTGACCACCCAGGCCGAGGCGCAGGCCTCGCTGGTGCGGGCCACGGGCAAGGCGTACGCGCTCTCCACCCAGCGCTACGAACGCGGCGTGGACGACTACCTGTCCAAGCTCGACGCACAACGGTCACACGCCACAGCCCGGCAGAACCTTGTGTCCGTTCTGCTTTCGCGGCAGAGCAACCGCCTGACCCTGTTCAAGGCGCTGGGTGGCGGATGGGACGGTCAACCCATGCCCGGCACGGGACCTGCGGCTTCGGAGGGGAACGGGGCACCCGCCTCTGCCGCCATCAACTGA